The sequence below is a genomic window from Brachyhypopomus gauderio isolate BG-103 unplaced genomic scaffold, BGAUD_0.2 sc91, whole genome shotgun sequence.
ATTCTGTGCTGAGAAAGGATACAGCAGGCTGACTGAACTAAACAGATCAAGTTGCACATTCGTAAAAAGAAAGGGGAACATTAATGGGAGGACAAGAATaaaagaggggtggaggtacagCCTATATCCACTAAGCTATAATTCAAGCTCTGCATTAATTTAGGACATAGAAAGATAATGTATTAAGTTGAATTCAGATCCCCATTAGACACTGGACTGTTTAACTGTGGCTTCTCTTCCTGGAGTCCTTGGACAAAAATGGAACAAttcttacacctctttattttaatttcacagcTGTAGTTTTGGTTTCTAAAAAACAAATGCAACCATTTGTTTTGACACAAACATGACTTCAACATGTAATGTTCCATcctgtttttattaattgataCTCATAAACTCATGTATAAACTTAACATTAATGGGAGAAAGAGAATagaggaagggtgtgtgtgtgtgtgcgtgcgtgtctgtctgtctctctgtgcatgTAACAAAGTAGTATTTTTTTGTTTCAGTTATAACAGCAACTTCCTGTTGCCCATGCTCCGAAATATGTCAATGACTTCACTGTAGTTGATTGGAATATCCTTTTCAATTGCCAGTAAATGTATTTGTGCTTTATCCACTTTGTGCAAGACAGCAAGGTTATAAATGTCACATTTTATATTCATGCATATTTAATTTGTCTGTATACAAGTGTTAAAACACATTCTGATTTGTTTAATGAGAGGTCACAATCACAATTTAAATTCTtcaaattaattattattattgttgtatttATACTAATATAGTCCAAAATTATGTAAATAGGCATGTACATGGcagagttttagtcaaatagCATATGCCTCATTGCCTTTAGAAATATACATGTAGGAAAAACAcggcaactgtgtgtgtgtgtgtgtgtctctctctcgctctctctctctcagcagacaacagacactttttttgttttttggcggTCGTGGTAATTTTTAAAGTAGTCCGGTAATAAAACGCACCCCGCCATTCCTGAATTTTCACCCGCGACTgacttttcaaacaagcccaatttggcggtaaaaccgcgaacctggcaacatacatatacacacacagtgacaggcACACTGTAactcgtgagagtgtgtgtagagtctcACACAAACAGAATGCTGCTAACTTCACTATCTTTGTCAGTTATCTTGCAAGAAAACAATGTGGCGTGCACAAACAAATACCACGGCAAAACCTACCTACCGGACCGTTAGCTGTTCTCTCTCCGTATCTAGAGTTAGCAGCTTAGTAGCGCCTAGGTCACGTGCTGACGTCACGTAAAGTCAGGAGGGCACGTAAGGGTCAATGTGAATCAACGTGATTCACATGTGAAtggtgattattattattattattattattattattattatgccacACAGACAGACTTTCACACATACAAAAATTGACAAAAGGGCACTTTGGGCAGAAAGGGCCAAAGGGGCAGGTGCTCCAGCACCCTCCGCCCCCCCCTCTGCACGTGGCTggtagcgtgacagacgcccccaccaagggcactacccatcccggggtgccaacaggactgagtgccccgaacccacgtcaacgggcggatctgaagcgcccagtcctgcgtctgggagatgaacgccctcggcggagagtccgccacgcacagtctagaacagtgtttttcaaactttttttctaacGACCCATATTTTGTCCATGATTTTTCCCGCGACCCAGCCTACtaagaaatatatatacagtatactcGGTCGCGAGCGTAAGAtgttgacgggggtggcgaacgcatgttgttgcccggggggggggtggcgaaagtaagttgttgactggggggggcggcgaacgtaagttgttgacggagtttaactattatatcgcgatcgatcgccaagtattaacgcctccgccgttcgcgcagtcgcgcgctataaatataatttattaaatatattaacatttattttttagcgaCCCTTTTTTTTTGCCTCGCGACCCATTTTAGGGTCGCGACCcatagtttgaaaaaccctggtctagaacaccctccctgggaagacgggggaaaacacgttagacacatttaacgggacattcacaaacacacacacaggtacacttacacatagtggcacgaaagggaaaaacgggttaggcacacaaatgggaagacttacgaacactggcatacacaaacatgaaacaggcgccagactacgcgccaggagtagagcgataaggggagagagatcgggagctgccggTGCTGCAGCGGACGGTCCTCCTCCGGTCCTCGCAGCAGACCCTCTgcggtgcagcgcgaccggcgcacgtgccgggtgcagcgcgaccggcgtaggcgccgggtgcagcgcggccggtagacgccccgagcggaccgcctgggagatcccctgcggtctccatctcctcctcctcttctccttggtcccactccatggactgctccgggctgccaccccgggagcagtccatcctctctccaccgtaacgatcggaggatgggaccgtctctggcagtgttaatttcgttgacgaataattttcgtcatagttttcgtcaacgaaccttttttcatgacgaaaacgagacgataactaaattaaaactatacgaagggataaaaacgatgacgaaattaaaggacattttcgtcaatgaataaaaacgagacgaaaatattgtccagcgacgacattcaatcaaacctgatttagtttagtgaaaggtagggataagttaagaagagatccaaccgtaactactttagcgtacacggagaggcgggacaaaccgggtaaccatccaatcagaactaacgtcttcacatcgcgcaGAACCCGTTAGGACAAAACCAGcgcgtgaactgtggtcactcatgaaattaaactcgaagttaactcgacaatgtcagcagggagaaagatgagcggcgatatatggacacatttctcctttgactcctttgagaaaaacaagatgctgtgtaaaccatgaggaatgatgatgtcgggacaaatacgacaaatgaaacgacatctgcgggctatggcattgttttacggcgcccagttttatatagaatgtaatatgcattgttcataaactccatatgttttcaggtagagcggacctactggtcatcaatgttttgttattgttatgctcagtaactataagttcaggtcaatagagttgtttggaaatttgtttttgtatatattgcacatacaaaaaataatattctgtaactggttaataaatgtttcattttgtgcaagtgtatataatgactactacaccatttatattttagtcaactaaattattttgatattattcgactaaattctaatgataattagtcgactaaaactagactaagactaaaaacaaatcaatgactaaattatgactaaaactaaattacattttagtcaaaagactaagactaaaactaaatcaaaaattgctgtcaaaattaacactggtctctggtgtccacctccccttcacagtcccagcggaacactcagagggaggcggactgccttcctcctccacctcctcatcgtAGCCCACAGCGGGGAAGGAGCGttctgacggagggtaatcatagtcttcctcctcctcttcctcaccgtagcccacggcaggtGCGTTGCATTCGAACGGAGGGTAatcgtcgtcctcctcctcctcctcctcgccgtagcccacggcaggagcggagcactcggacggtgggtagtcctcctcgttcccctctcccccaccataaTCCACTGTGGGGGCGTAGCACACGGAgggagggtaatcctcctcctcaccgtagtccacggtggaggcggaacaaaccgagggagcctgatcctcctcttcctcctcgccctccgattcctccccctcgaactcgctctcaggggtcttctctgtggagcagagttcgagggagccgaccctcaggggcgagaggtctctggtgggagaggggtgtcgctccctccacatccgcaccgcggtctggcggaaatactccgccagttccccagtgctggcctcccgagcccggagcagcatgatgctgcataaagggtcctgctccataagTTCGGGAGTAACGGTGGCGGCGCGGTGTTGGGCAGGAGCAGAGGCATGGcggcgcttgctgggcttcttgcccttctttggccgggtggtgtagcctggcatggcttgttgtgtctctggcggctcgtcgttctgtgacgttgggtgcgaggcgaaggacgagacacaaatccagctTCACAGGCACAACGACACGTTTTAATGCATACAggttattgcgcaatagcgcacgctaaacagacacttacacacgtaacgtgtagactcaaacattagacaacgacgagcacaagacgagcgaacgcacattaaatagacagaccacatcaaccccacgtgatgacgagacgagccacaggtgagacggataatgacaagacgcacccgcacccacggaggtacacagacgcagacgaatagacgcagacaacgttaacacacgccccaaaggaagggttcggggaccgtagcgtgacaattACTGCTTTAATGTACGAATTAATTGATTTTATGCTGTTATAGTGGATGTATTGTAATGTTAcatacatttgatttagtttggttattCATTGGAGTGTTTTTACGTTTACGTACTGTTTTACGTAcagtgctgtggttcggtctaaatcctgattggaacttttcatggatactatttgattggagataatggtATAACTGAATGTAAACTGCTTTTTTgtagaattttagagataaatgggagattagaaattggtctatagttggctagaatctgcggatcgagattctgttttttaatcaagggtctaattacggcgcattttaattgtttgggcacatatcctaggttaagggaactgttaatcatattaagcaAGGGCCCTGTTATagttgggagtaggtctttgaatagacgggttggaactgggtctaatatacatgatgtaggcttagacgaacgAATTAGTGTTTTGAGCTCTTTTTgtgatataggatcgaagactCAGTAAtatagctcagtaatattttcggatgcgtagttactaatacctatactactggggttggattggaggttaggctgtgatgtagacctattatgactctgtagtcggataatatatatgttattactaaaaaagtttaaaaattcatcactagtgtgtgtaaatgccgtattagaactagtgtcattgatatttcttgttagttttgatacagtcgcgaagagaaatctagggttatttttgttgatttctattagtgtcgaataatatgaggctctagcttttattagggcatgtttatatttgaccacggcgtctttccatgcgattctaaacacttctagtgaggtggatctccatttgcactccgctgctcgagctgcctgttttagaagacgagtgtggtcgtcataccatggtgcaagctttttctccctaattaatttagttttaactggagctacactgtagAACATGTTCCACAAATATTCTATTTGCAAGCAAACAACGTTATTTTCAAACGAAAACAGTgacttacaaatacaaaatgcgatagttgtaaattcatatgtgacgttcaagcaaatgcacagcaactttctaatacatcacactacacgcaCAAATACGTACGTACAATATATGTCCTTTGTGGATCATGTGACTTTTTGCACACTTTTAACAGGAGTGCTTTCTAAAGAGGCCAacatcatttttacctttaatcaacctggaaacatggcacaatgagtaatcgtgtgcacaggtgaattttctgtgatatgttggtgctgcccatagattaattctctgatgcacaataatttaaaagatcaaatcacactgctggaactcataaggagcttcaacagaccaaagcagctctgcagcaccatgagagagaaaggaaggaaaagaacaactttgaaaataaagttgatgaaccatacaaaataaaagtccctataGACTGGCACATAGAGTGACACTGaaccaaacagagagagacacgtatCACAACAACAAATGTTTGCATTTTAGTGAAGTAAGGAAGCCTAGCACTGTCTCCTGATGGTCTTTAGCATGAATGTCTTTAGAATTAATGTCTTTAGCATTATGCAGAGCCCAAATGGTTCTTTGTCATGATTGCAAATTCATTGTGAGAAGAAGATGAAACAATGTCTTTTTCCTCTAGGAATTAATGCTATCCACTTTCCTCAACAGGTAAACTttacctacataaacacatttatctgtgaggagtatgtcagactgctgaaatcagtaaacatggaaaaggagaaaagctacaactgcttagagtgtgggaagaatTTTACTAAACAAAGTGATCTccagaaacaccagcgcattcacacaggagagaagctatattactgctcagagtgtgggaagagttttactacacagagaagtcttcaacggcaccagcgcattcacacaggagataagccatatcactgctcagagtgtgggaagagttttaccaCACAGAGTAatctcaacgtacaccagcgcattcacacaggagagaaaccatatcactgctcagagtgtgggaagagttttactacacagggaaatctccagaaacaccagcgcattcacacaggagagaagccatatcactgctcagagtgtgggaagagttttactcaacagaatagtctcaaaacacaccagcgcattcacacaggagagaagccatatcactgctcagagtgtgggaagagttttactacacagagtcatctcaacgaacaccagcgcattcacacaggagagaaaccatatcactgctcagagtgtgggaagagttttaataaacagagtcatctcaacgaacaccagcgcattcacacaggagagaagccatatcactgctcagagtgtgggaacagttttactacacagggaaatctccagcaacaccagcgcattcacacaggagagaagccatatcactgctcagagtgtgggaacagttttactacacagggaaatctccagcaacaccagcacattcacacaggagagaaaccatatcactgctcagagtgtgggaagagttttactacacagagaagtcttcaactgcaccagtgcattcacacaggagagaagccatatcactgctcagagtgtgggaagagttttactacacagagtcatctcaacgtacaccagcgcattcacacaggagagaaaccatatcactgctcagagtgtgggaacagttttactaaacagagtcatctcaacgaacaccagcgcattcacacaggagagaagccatatcactgctcagagtgtgggaagagttttactacacagggaaatctccagcaacaccagcgcattcacacaggagagaagccatatcactgctcagagtgtgggaagagttttactacacagggaaatctccagcaacaccagcgcattcacacaggagagaagccatatcactgctcacagtgtgggaagagttttattaaacacagtcatctccatgaacaccagcacattcacacaggagagaagccatttcactgctcagagtgtgggaagagttttactaatagggctgggtattgattcaaatgccaagaatcgatccgattctgaagattaagaattgatttatttcgatttaatccgatttaatcgattcaatccaattcggggtttagtgttattaaaaatgtatttgagctgtttcctgactgtgtacaggagcaacatgttaaaactagtattatatcgatattaatcagcaaatagttactggtagttggtacagggtacccgcgggtccttaaaaagtcttaaatttagttttccatattcaaggcctaaaaatgtcttaaaatgtctggaattttatgaggggaggcattaaattattataagtgtgtgttgttcagttgttctggcgcgatgtgaactttgccgaatctagcgctaatgcagaaaataaccgctccagggtcctagtgctagattcctagcgttggagtatacggcctcaacaacgtcaacaattttcgttcgccacaccccccccggcacacacctgcatccccagtaatagtattattttttcttgtgagaggtattaaaaaggtcttaaaagtcattgaatttgagattttaaaatgtccagATACCctgttggtagttactgatggctggaagactggtgaaaaggttattcataaatctaccttcaagaaaggtaatccaggacaataaacagaggacatctttgaggtgtctatatctgcaacagtggactcctactgggacactaaccagtgcattattattatgattgaaataattaagaattcacctaaaagctgttgctaccaaatgcatttttattttaaaagtgctcacacttaataaactgaaagtataaaatgtaaacgtg
It includes:
- the LOC143494173 gene encoding uncharacterized protein LOC143494173 produces the protein MEKEKSYNCLECGKSFTTHSHLQKHQRIHTGEKPYHCSECGKSFTTQGNLQCHQRIHTGEKPYHCSECGKSFTTQSSLQLHQHIHTGEKPYHCSECGKSFTQQSHLKKHQHIHTGEKPYHCSECGKSFTQQSHLKKHQRIHTGEKPYHCSECRKSFTRQGSLQLHQRIHTGEKPYHCSECGKSFTQRSHLQQHQHIHTGDKPYHCSECGKSFTTQSNLNVHQRIHTGEKPYHCSECGKSFTTQGNLQKHQRIHTGEKPYHCSECGKSFTQQNSLKTHQRIHTGEKPYHCSECGKSFTTQSHLNEHQRIHTGEKPYHCSECGKSFNKQSHLNEHQRIHTGEKPYHCSECGNSFTTQGNLQQHQRIHTGEKPYHCSECGNSFTTQGNLQQHQHIHTGEKPYHCSECGKSFTTQRSLQLHQCIHTGEKPYHCSECGKSFTTQSHLNVHQRIHTGEKPYHCSECGNSFTKQSHLNEHQRIHTGEKPYHCSECGKSFTTQGNLQQHQRIHTGEKPYHCSECGKSFTTQGNLQQHQRIHTGEKPYHCSQCGKSFIKHSHLHEHQHIHTGEKPFHCSECGKSFTNRAGY